One Mus musculus strain C57BL/6J chromosome 2, GRCm38.p6 C57BL/6J genomic window, gagagagagagagagagagagagagagagagagtgtgtgtgtgtgtgtgtgtgtgtttgtttgtccaGAATGGGAAAGGGTTTTAGTGAACCAAGGAGAAAGGAATTACTACTCTGATAGGGATGGTGGGGTCACTGATCCAGGCTATTAGGTTCTTGAAATGCAGCAGGAACCCTTGTGTACTGGGTGGAGAAGAACCAAGATCTTTGCATATAGGTGGGGAAGATGAGAAAAGACTAGTGATAGAGATGTCTCAGTTAAGGCTAAGCACTCAAGTTGTTTCTCTCAGCACTTTGAGTCTCTACATTATATGCTGCCTACTgggaaaaatatttctctgacCATGAAAGAGAGAGTACCACTCTgtgggtataaacataaatattgatCATTTAGCAAAATAGTAGTAGTTGATTCcccctagggcctatgacctcccCAGCTTGGGGCCTTTGACCAGTTTTGtagtaacacatttaaaaaaaaaatacatgtttcaGATATAAAAGGTTTAAAGAATAAGAGATATTAAATATAATGTAACTTGTTGGGCTTTTCTATGTCTACCCCAGTTACTGAATGCTGTCACGGAAGCTTATTTATGCATTAACGCCTAGGCCCTCAAGTGAGCCTCATTCCCAACTAGCTCATAGTTATTTCATTTATGCTAACCtaagttctgccacatggctggttacctctcttCTGTTTCATATATCCAGTCTTCCCACCCCTGGCCCCTGACTCTTTCCCAgcgtttctctttctctgctgagTATTCCACTGTCTATTCTACCTTTTGCTataggccattgacttttttttttattttatgtgtataaatacattgtagctgtcttcagacacaccagaagaggacatccgatcactttacagatggttgtgagccaccatgtggtttgctaggtatcgaactcaggacctctggaagatagtcagtgaaccatctctccagccccaggctattggctttttattttagcCAATCAGAAGATGCCTTAGGCAGGCAAGAAAGGACGGAGACATATTTTCACAACAGTGCAAATAAACATTTTCCtacaatataatattatatttaagaAATGAAAGCAGGCATAGATGCCTTTGGAAGGCTGCAGtgggaggatcaagagtttgaggccagcctaatgaaaccctgtcttaaaaaaaaccaagcaacacCATCaacaaccctccccccacacacacaaaaactacaATGGAAATTCCTCTGTACTTTTTTGTGAAATTTTCTTACCTCCATGGATATGTCCATAATTCCAGTTTGTTGGTTATTATACCAATATATGTCTATACTTACTGATTACCAAGTAATATATAACCATACTATGTAGTATCACATTTTAGGAATTTTATAGCCCTTTGGGCAAAAGTACCAAAACACTAAATCCAGCAGCATACAAAGGAGATTCTGTGccatgaacaaaattaatttaatatgCTACATTAAATGAGTAAAATACAGGAGTTCAGATATAACTCACTTGGTAGAGGGAGCATGCAAAAAACCATCACCGTATAACCAGGTATGATGGCACAGTCCTGTAAACCCCAATATTCTGGAAGTGGAGATatgatgtttatttttgttttgttttcaagacaaggtttttctgtgtagcccctgactgtccaggaactcactggagaccaggctggcattgaactcagagatctagtTGCCTTTTCCtccactttccaagtgctgggattaaagatcttCACCAcctagagccaggcatggtagcgcatgtctttaatcccagcacttgagaggcagaggcaggcggatttctgagtttgaggccagcctggtctacaaagtgaccctgtctctaaaaaccaaaaaaaaaaaaaaaaaaaaggaaaaaaagaaaaaaaaaaaaaaacacttcaccatcaccaccaccacccagctggaaGATAAATTTAAGGCCACCTTAGATGCACATTGAGGCTAGGCTGAGCTACATGATActatcttaaagaaaaagaagggtctggagagatggctcagtggttaagagcacatgcctCTCTTAGAGGTCCAgtattcagtttccagcatctacTTTGGGCACCTCACAAACCTTGAAACTTGCTCCAGGAGATCTAGGCCTCTGTGAAAACTGcacgtgcgcgcacgcgcgcgcgcacacacacacacacacacacacacacagacaaggtCTCCACTATGTAGTGGTCTTAAACTCAGAGGTCTGTCTGACTCTCTAGAGTACtgggggaaaattaaaaaaaaaaaaaaaaacttagagagGTAGCATTTGTTTAATTCTAACCTCATTTCATAATTTAACAAAAAAGCATAGGGAGTGGAGAATGATTTGGAGGTTAATACCACTGTTGATattccagaagatctgggttcaagtcccagcacccacatgatggctaacaaccatctataactcccattccagggaatccagtgccaCCTTTTAGCCTCTGAGGGTGCCAGGCACTCAAGTGGTACACAGATAAAAGTATAAACAAAAGCACCCCCATATATTACctttacaaaaaaaattacaCTCAACTGATTGGGAATTGAAGGGAAATTCCTTAAATTTATAAAGGGTATCTAAAAATAGCTTACAACCTACTGAGAAAATGAAACTTCCTCTAATGTCAGCAGCAAAACAAGCCACTGCTCTCGGTCCCTCTTTGAGCAGTGTTCTAGAGTTTATAGCAGGGAAATTggcaaagagagagatgaaaggtACCCAGACTGGACAGGAATAAGTAAAACTACAgcaaatattgttttttttaattacttgtgtttattcttttttaagatttacttatttcatgtatgttgagtacattgttgctgtcttcagatacaccagaagagggcattggatccccattacagaatgttgtgagccactatgtggttgctgggaattgaactcaggacctctagaagagcagtcagtgctcttaactgcagagccatctctccagccctgtgttatCAGTTTAAGTACTTAGGAATTTCTGAAAAATCATTAAATGTTGAAAACTATTAGCACTAATAAGATTGCAGGTTGAACAAATCAGTAAACAATGAGTAATCTGAAAGTGAACAGAATTTCATTTACAACATCaaagagaataaaaattttaatttaagaacGAAGCACAAGACTTTTTAGAACTCTGAAACACAttgaggctgggcatggtggtgtacacctttaatcacagcacttgggaaatagaggcagaaagatctaaattcagggctagcctggtttacatagagtttaaggctagcctgtgaGCACAatataccttgtctcaaaaacaaaacattattgaGTGTTTAAAAAGCAAATGGGGCCAGAGATTTAGTGCCTCTAACAGCATGGGCTTGATCCCCAGacacaacatttttaaaaagctagatGTGTCCATACCTATAGTCCCCAAATTCCTACtggcagttgggaggcagagtagGAGAACTTGCTGAAAGCTCAGGAGAGATAACTAGCCTGGTACCTTACCTCAGGAACAGGGTGGAgggagaaaactgatttctgaaagttgtcctcttacttcTACACATGCGGTGACATATGCATACCTGTAAGATCAATCTAAAGAGACAAATGCAGTGGGACACCTGTAAccccttgggaagctgaggcaaaggGATTACTAGAAcccaggattaggagttcaaggccagcaggcAGCATAGTAAGAcattgtcttaaaacaaaaacaagaaagctggCCGGTGGTGGCACttaattttaatcccagcaggagacaggcagatctcttgagttcagcctggtctactgagcaagtttcaggacagtcagagagggctacacagaaaaaccctgtttcagaaaccaaaccaaaccaaacaaacaaaaagtagttTGAGAGTTCCTCAAAAAAGTAAATGAAGGGACTGGGAATGTAACTCAGCtggtaagagtgcttgcctagtgtgtatGAAGCCTTAGTGTGTATCTCTAGTCCCCTTGGTAGGGGGGTAAGCATAAAGCTACCATTGTTACCATAAGCTAGCGGATTTATTCTTAGGACTCTACCCAAGGAAGTGAAAGCACATCTACATAGAAACTGTTATTATTCATGGTAGCCCCAAAGTGGAAACAGCACAGATGCCTGGCTTTCTGCTAAACAAAAGgcgatatatgtgtatatgatggaATGTTGTTCAGCtatgaaaagaataaaatccAACATGGATGAAATTTAGAAATATGCTAGGTGAAGGGAGCCAGATGAAGGGGACATATGTATAATTCCATTTTTGTTGGCTTGTTtcacttttttgagacaaggtctcgatatataactctggctgtcctcaagctccctatgtagaccaggctggccttataaagatctacctacctctaTCTCCCTTGCCACCATACCAAGCCACAATTCCATTTATTTGAAatgttggaaaaaaaagacagacttgTGGCTGGCAGGGATGGGGAGTGAGGGAACTGCCTGAAAGTATATACTCAACTTTTCAAGTAATCTAAAAAGTACTGAATTATATACTGCAAAGGGTAAGTCTTATGCTATGTAGATTATATTTCAATTGGAAAacagggaagaaaaataatacaTACAGAAGACAGTCCACTAAAAAGGAGAGTAGAAAGTCTTACCTAGTAGAGTatgctataatcccagtactcagacggctgaggcaagaagatggaGGTGTACTACAAGGTCagctggcctacatagtgagatcctgtgtcaCAGGAAGGATGGGATTGTCAAGGGACACATCTTCAAACCTTGGTGGCTAATATTTGAAGATGGCTCCGCTTCCCAGTCTTCCTTGATACATGTTATCTGTCTCACTTTGCTGCCCATAGCATGATTTCTAGTTTCTGACCTGCTTTAAGTCCTCTTACTCCTGGACTTGAAATGCAGTTAGGTGACAGGATTAAGGATCCTACTCATGTATACTATGtgcatggaaaataaaaatacccaaataaatattttttttaattttgtaagttATTTCAGGCTATGTGCTAGGTCTTGAACACTTTTAAAGGTGTTTTTCACAGCTAACTTTAGGAAAGTACtattattttgtacattttataGATTTAGAAATGGTGACTGGTTAATTATTCTAATTACAAGTGTTAGGTTAGTGTTCAAGCTTAACAATTCAATTTTTATTCACTGAGGCAGCATGCTATTTCCAGCCACACCTGTCTTTTTGCAGGTCTTTGGATACTTCATTTCATGGACACCATGCTTATTTCTGTCTTTCCAGGTCCATTAATGAGATGAAACGGTTGGAAGAAATGTCAAATATATTTCAGAGCTCTGGAGTTGAGAATTACCCTCCCGAACCAAAGTCCCCAGCAGGAGGGAATGAAAAGTCAAAAGACAAGGAAGAACCCTGGGAAATGGTGATGGACAAGAAACACTTCAAGCTGTGGCGCCGCCCAATTACAGGCACCCACCTTTACCAGTACCGAGGTGAGCCCTGCCCTGCTGCCTTTGACAGGTGTCCATGGTGCCCACACACAGTGCTTTGTTCCTTTAGCTTCCTAAACGATTCAATCCTGGCCCTACTGAAGAAAATTGgccaaattttgtttgttttcctctcccAGACGGCAAGCTTTTCACACTCTTCCTTGGTACATGTCGTCCCTGCCTTGCTCTGCTGCTTCCTAGCTCTCCCTACCCCTCTTGTCGTTCTAGTTTTTGGAACATACACAGATGTGACTCCCCGACAGTTCTTCAATGTTCAGGTGAGTTCATTTTCTCTCCAGGTTTGGAATTTTTTGGCTCCATGAATGTCTgttgtaatctcagtgcttggaaggtgaggcaggagacTTGCTGTGAGTTAGAGGCAAGCCTGGGTTGTATAACAAATACAAGACTAGTCAGAAATACATAGCaagttaaaacaaattaaatgaattaaaaacaatatgtttgggtgtgatggcacatacctttaattctagcacttaggaagcagaggcaggtggatgaatctctatgaatttgaggcctgcctgggctatacATCTAGTGCCAGGACAGCAGAGCTATATAGAGTGACTCTGTCCCAAAAACAATAAAAGTGAAACAAAAGTGAGAGGAGAAGGTGAGATCTCCCAAAGTGCCACATAGAACTTTCTTTCCTGatacttccattttctttttttgtttgtttgtttgtttgttttgttttgttgagacagggtttctctgtgtagccctggctgtcctggaactcactttgtagaccaggctggcctcgaactcagaaatccacctccctttgcctcccaagtgctgggattaaaggcatgtgccaccaccgcctgggaTACTtccattttcaaattttaattttttaattttaaaaattagtatacAGCTGAATGTGGTGGCGTGCACCTTTAATCCTGATACTTGGTTTATgggagctccaggacatccaggactatagaaagagaccctgtctgaaactaaatacaaaataagtatacaaagTATTAGGCTTTATGGCCTTTTTCAGACATAATTTGGTTTTGCTGGTCTTCCTCCCCCTGttgccttcttccttctccccgtCCTCTCCATGTGTATCTCCTCCATCAGTAACCCTGGCCAACTTCCCTATCACGTGTGTTCTATTGTTCTCCCCTCTGATCACTACCTTTTCTTTATTCCTGGACTACTCTCTGGTTTTATGACTTATGTCTGTGCTCACACCTTCATATATAAGATATGCATATGAGAATGTGacattgtctttctgagtctgttaCCTTGCTTAATGTAATTTCCAGATGTATCATCTTCCttaatgttttataatttcattcttcttttggctgaataaaattccattgtataCAAGTACCACATGTTTACTATCCATTCATTTGgtgtaatttccttccttttgtgaCTGGTGCCGCAGTAATCAGCTATAGTGAGATATAGAGTGTAcaggttatatgcccaggagtatggctgggtcatatggtagttctgtttttaatttttctgataaATCTCCATACTGATTTTCATAATCTACTAACACCAGTGTGTAATGtgtaagtgttcctctttcccctgcCGTCAATTTTTGTGATTTTGCCAAGCTCTCAATAACTAGTCTGCTGATTATAATACCCACTAAAGCCAAGCCTGTTGGAATAGACCTGTGTAGCAGTGAGTTCAGCTACGCTGCTTTGGTTCCCAGTGGGTTGTGTGCTTCCAGCCAGGAGCTATCTGGATTCAAGAATGGAACTatcgggctggagaggtggctcagcggttaagagcactggctgctctttcagagggcctgagttcaattcccagcaactatctgtaatgggatcccatgtcCTCTTCTCGTGTGCCTGAAGACAATGATGGTGTACtcaaataatatacatataataaataaataaatctttaaaaacaaaaaagaatggaactatctcccccctttcccccctttccccctttctcatcCGCCAGttcattttaaaatgccttggctaccttAAAGGCtaggcactcctaaaccttcccctgctaccccaggTCCGATTATGGAAGTGGCCAGTGGCCGCCCACCcgaatctcacatggctggttggttTTCTCTCATACAGCTCCTACAGCCCGTCCTTCTCTCCCGAGTCATGCCagttctctgtcttctctttcccaGTTCCTAGCCCTCACAAATCCAAAGATCCCACAccatctccctttgcccagccattggctgctggcatctttattgatcaatcaaaaaccaactggggacaaggaccttcagcgttTGGACACTCAGATTTCCAattaaagcattagaaccaatccccaacaggcctgtaatctcagctctttCGGAGGCTGAAGCCTTCCTGGTATGTagtgaatttaagaccagcctgatcaACTTAGTGAGACTGTCTTAAGTAAAAACAAGACCAGGGAAATGGAACATTTGCATAGTATGTACAGGGTGTGCTGGGTTGAATCTGCAGAATTGTAACAATGGTGTACCCACTAAGGATATACAAGGCACTTTGACCTGGGCTCTGGTTTTGTCAGTGCTGTTTGGTTTTTATGCATACGATGTCTGTATTTGGTTCCTTgatatgaaagaaaataagaaattctccttttttttttttgtggtttttagagctttattgtagaaaggcagggggaaggagagaaggtagaaagagagaggccagccatggccacatggagataggggtgaggggagagagagagggaggactaGACAGGAGAGTaggaaaggtgaaagcttaaagagCGAGAAAtgcttcttgaatttctttttctgttgaaaATAATTTAGAATTATCATATCTTTACATGTTATCTGACGTATTTTCTCCggacatttccttttcttctttttaagtttaATCGTTTCTAAGAGGGTGCGGGTCCGTGCCTGAAGGCCAGGGAACAACTCTGTAGAGTTGCTTTTCTCCCACCTTTCTGTGGGTTCTATGTATTGAATTCAGGTTGTTAGGCTTACATAGTCAGGCACTATTTTagtttcattctgttgctgtgactgaccaaaagcaatttaggaagagtttattttagtttataggTATAGTTAGTAACTGAGAGAAGTTGGGACAGGAACTTGAAACAAAAACTATGGAAGAGActgcttattttctcttttccaggctcatcttttcttctcttttctcttcttttcttttctcatgcaTATTGCTAGATAAAAGCCAATATGAAAGGTGACATACTATATGATTTTAGATCATTCTAGACACTTGTCAAAACCAGCACAATGTCTAGCACACTCACTGAACTCTATACCATAGTCAATGATATATCAGTACTGGGTAGGCAGTGGTATAGGcgtgtaatcccaacacttaggatcACCAATCACCACAAGTTATAGCTAGCCTTGTCCACCTAGTAAATTTCAGGCCAGCTGTAGTTACTCCATGGTAAAGccttaactaatttttttttttttgtttttttgtttttcgagacagggtttctctgtatagccctggctgtcctggaactcactttgtagaccaggctggcctcgaactcagaaatccacctgcctctgcctcccaagtgttgggattaaaggcatgcgccaccactgcctggcttacttTTCGCTttccacacaaaaaaaaaaaaaaaaaaaaaaaaaaaaaaaaaaaaattagtgaaaaaaagtacagaaaaataaacccattaaaataaaatcagatagcTAAGCATTTAAAAAGTCCAACACAAGGCCATCAGGAGATGCCAGAGATGCTAAGGTTCAGCAGGGTGTTAGCAGATAGTTGCTGATTTGTATGTAGACTCTTAACTGTCCTGGTAGAGAGGAGGGGAGACTTTTGAAGACTGATGTCCAGTCTTTTTAGTTTTAAGCTATTATAGGGAATACAGAATGTTCCTTTTTACTTCTTCCATTCTCTTCAGATCAGAATAAAACCTTGACATTGTCTAAGGTGCCATATTTGGGAGTGCAGTTGTTATAGTTCTTTGCACagtttctctcttttaaattttctcatgATCTTCTTACTTTTTTGAACACATTAGGACAAAGCATATTATCTTCCATTCCTGGGATGGGAAAACATAGGCTGCTATCAGGAAAGATAAATCAACTTCTGGAAAGTGTCTGGAACCCTGGTCTAATTGGTATAAAATTGCAGGCAAACCCAGTCTGTCCTGTCTGCAGGAGCTGTGTACCATGGACATAGCCTGCTTTTTCATATAGTCTAGGACCACCTTTATAATGGGACTTTCTCCAGCCCACCAGTGGTATAAATAATAACGAGAATTTTATTACAGTTTAAAACTTAGACTTTTTGCTAGGGCAGTTTTTCAGCTAGCTCTATCTTTCTCTCCGCTGTGGTTCACATCTGTTCCCTCCATGTACATTTTCAAATCTCCCacgattgctttcttttcccagtATATaccacctctctctgtctctccccttccCAAGTCCCACCCCCTacttcctgcccagccattggccattaGCTCTTTATTACAGCTAGTCAGTGCAGCAAACCTCTGATACAATTCTAGATTGCCTCTAGGCAGAGAGGACTGTCTGACCTTCAAGTATCTGAGTAGGAGACTGGTGATGTACCATAGAAATGACAGTACCAATTTCCTGCCAGCATTTAGCTCTCTTTGGTACAGAATTAACCattgaaaatacagagacataCCTTCATAGAGTATAAAAAAGGTTACCCCAACACTTTTCCATGGAATGGTACTGTCCATAGTGGATAGTGGTCTGGATCCACCTGTATTAATTAATAATCAAGActgttctggggctggagagatggctcagcggttaagagcgtcaactgctcttccaaaggtcctgagttcaaatcccagcaactacatggtgtttcacaaccatctgtaatgaaatctgatgccctcttctggagtgtctgaacacagctacagtgtacttacatataataaatatttaaaaaaacaaacaaacaaaaaactgtcctCCTTAGACGGGCTCACACTCCAGACTTATCTGGACATCCTTTTCTCAGGTGACTCCAGGTTGTCAATAGGTGGCAAACattttttacccactgagacatctcatcaCCCACATTCCAcagacatttttaattaattaattttttttactttgcaTCCCAATTGCAGCTTCCTATTTTTCCCAGTCCTTCCCTAaactttttttaataattaatttaattttatgctcattgtatgagggtgtcagatcccccatggaactggagttacaaacagatgtgagctgccatttgggtgttgggaattgaacctgggtcctctagaagagcagccattgcaCTTAGCCACTAAGCCCTCTCTCCAGTATCTCCATAGACATTTCTATTGCAtagtttttgtgtatgtgcatgtatgtacacacatgataATGAGAACTGAACATAGACAAAACTTGCTAGACAAGtaatttaaccactgagctgtacctTCAGTCTTTTGgcgtcttttgttttgttttgtttttgagacaggtctccctATGTAAGTtcagccttgaacttttgatccttgtctctgcttcttgaatTGCTGATATTTACAGGTATGTGTGCCACCAGTGTCTTGTTGCATTTTTAAGACTTCTTTGAAGGGGGCTGAAGGAAGTGGCTGAGTGATTGAGATCACTGTTTGCTCTTCTGGGGAAcccaggttcccagcacccacatggcagctcacagctgtctataattccagtcttAGGGAGTCCAACAtcatctggcctccatgggcatcaggcaagcatgcaggcaaaacaccatgcacatgaaagttataaaaaaagattcCCTTGAGGGACTGGGGGAATCATTCAGTGGGTAAGGCTGCTTGCTGATCAagcttgagttcagatccctgtaTCACCCATGTAGAAACTGTGTGGCAGCATATGTCTGtaagtaatcctagcactggttAGGTGGGGCCTAGATGAATCCCCAGggattgctggccagccagtctagtcaaaCCAGTATgcctcaggttcagtgagagagcctgtcttaatAAAGTGGAGAGCGATAGAAGACATCCAGCATTGACTTCTGGCCTATACATGCACAGGTGTGTACATGAACatttacactcatacacacagacacagaaaccccCTCAATACAAGTGAGAATCTTACAGTATGTGCGAACCATCTAATAAACAGTCATGCTCTCACAGGTTGGTACTGTTAAGTTAAATTACTATTTCTCCATAATGTGTCTAAGTCAGAGATCAACCTTCCAGAGAGAGAAACTTCTGCATCTTTGTTTTGGATCTTCTCTTTTGCAGCTGGATACAGAGTACAGGAAAAAATGGGATGCCCTTGTGATCAAGCTAGAGGTGATTGAGAGAGATGCTGTTAGTGGTTCTGAGGTTCTTCATTGGGTAACCCAttttcctgtgagtatttttacTTTAGTTTTATTCTTGCCAAGTCTGTGCACAACACTAATCTTGCCTCGCTTCCTTTTTTAGTATCCAATGTACTCTCGTGATTATGTTTATGTTCGGCGGTATAGTGTGGATCAGGAAAACAATGTGATGGTCTTGGTGTCACGGTATGTATAACTGCTGGAGTACTTGTTAAGTTCCACTAGCTGTGCCTAACCCGTTTGTACCTTGGCTCTTGCCCTTATGAGTGCCCTGCAGACTTCCTAGCAGCCAGTGCCCATCCATTCCTACTCAGGGAATTACCCGTGAACCACCAGGGAGACTTTGCAGGGTGGGAGTGGGTATTAAGGGTAGAACCTAGAGCCTTAATGCTAAGCAAGCATGGTACTGCTGAGTTATTGCCCTAAAcaagtgattctcaacctttttaatgctgtaaccctttaatatagttcctcatgttgtgacccttaaccataaaattattttgttgttacttcttaattgtaattttgctactattatcaattgtaatataaatatctgtgttttccagtggtcttagatgacccctgtgaaaggatcatttgactTCTTCCCATTTTAAAAGGGGTTGAGACCACAGcacctgtctcagtcagggtttctattcctg contains:
- the Stard7 gene encoding stAR-related lipid transfer protein 7, mitochondrial isoform 2 (isoform 2 is encoded by transcript variant 2), translated to MFPRRPPATLAAWLAGARGGGLLSALANQCRFVTGLRVRRAQQIAQLYGRLYSESSRCALLGRFWRRLRGRPGHASVLMAALSGVFVWDEERIQEEELQRSINEMKRLEEMSNIFQSSGVENYPPEPKSPAGGNEKSKDKEEPWEMVMDKKHFKLWRRPITGTHLYQYRVFGTYTDVTPRQFFNVQVSSFSLQVWNFLAP